A stretch of the Drosophila sulfurigaster albostrigata strain 15112-1811.04 chromosome 2L, ASM2355843v2, whole genome shotgun sequence genome encodes the following:
- the LOC133847065 gene encoding uncharacterized protein LOC133847065 gives MNKLRVLRSSNILLLLCGYQLHWFDARSQNYRISLAGALNVFILGCFYAGCFAQHFQPSAMLKTLLDVSPFLHRLTRLQLLLSVKVFAYAIYASVRAVGVANALTESLPMKTSSSSSRKCFLEELIAHALLYSTHLVLFCFGLYIGYEMEFKLPPLQDAMIGFALFLPHLVIAGALRFYCTLAWLTRSRLAQIDSEVQELLKQRTELEAITSVSVTIEAPSSAPPASSFMLDNLMNLCQQLQQLATRFGRIFSCLQHSLLLLFIINANCLLFGIYSYTYYSSTWHVLFATRKQRIFYAGNACIYACIACDYFCLLFAQTCLEQQRQRFLSSLNIVLQQRNLFTKRIRSVVKDMRSTLWHNFHFKFLSLWRFDLPNFSLFQVLQLLIIALIVIYHYLNDAIQLINDNLDSSSDNDD, from the exons ATGAATAAGCTGCGAGTGCTACGCAGCTCGAATATTTTGCTGCTACTCTGTGGCTATCAACTTCACTGGTTCGATGCTCGATCACAAAACTATCGGATCTCTCTGGCTGGAGCTCTCAATGTGTTCATCCTTGGATGCTTCTATGCCGGATGCTTTGCTCAGCACTTTCAACCATCGGCGATGCTGAAGACGCTGCTGGATGTGTCGCCTTTTCTGCATCGCTTAACTCgtctgcagctgctgctgagtgTCAAGGTCTTTGCCTATGCCATCTACGCCTCTGTGCgtgctgtgggcgtggccaatGCGCTGACCGAATCGCTGCCCATGAAGACGAGCTCGAGCAGCAGTAGAAAGTGCTTTTTGGAGGAGCTGATTGCGCATGCTTTGCTGTATTCAACTCACCTTGTGCTCTTCTGCTTTGGTCTCTACATTGGCTACGAGATGGAGTTCAAGTTGCCACCACTGCAAGATGCCATGATTGGATTCGCGCTCTTTCTGCCACATCTCGTTATAGCTGGCGCTTTGAGATTCTACTGCACACTCGCTTGGTTGACGCGGAGTCGCCTCGCACAGATCGATTCGGAGGTTCAAGAGCTGCTCAAGCAACGCACCGAACTGGAGGCCATCACAAGTGTGAGTGTCACAATTGAAGCGCCTTCTTCTGCTCCTCCAGCGTCTTCATTTATGCTGGACAACCTTATGAATCTCTgccagcaactgcaacagctggCAACACGATTTGGCCGCATCTTTAGCTGCCTGCAGCattcgttgctgctgttgttcatCATCAATGCGAATTGTCTGCTCTTTGGCATCTATTCATACACCTACTACAGTAGTACCTGGCATGTGTTGTTCGCCACCCGCAAACAGCGCATCTTCTATGCGGGCAACGCTTGCATCTATGCGTGTATCGCTTGTGATTACTTTTGCCTGCTCTTCGCACAAACTTGCCTCGAGCAACAG CGCCAACGTTTTCTCAGCTCCCTCAACATTGTGCTGCAACAAAGGAACTTATTCACAAagcgcatacgcagcgttgtcAAGGACATGCGCTCCACTTTGTGGCACAATTTTCACTTCAAATTTCTCTCGCTCTGGCGCTTTGATCTGCCCAACTTTTCACtg TTCCAAGTTTTGCAATTGCTGATCATCGCTTTGATTGTGATTTATCATTATCTGAACGATGCCATTCAACTGATTAACGACAacttggacagcagcagcgacaacgatgATTAA